The Phragmites australis chromosome 15, lpPhrAust1.1, whole genome shotgun sequence genome window below encodes:
- the LOC133893040 gene encoding pentatricopeptide repeat-containing protein At3g26782, mitochondrial, translating into MAAAGVLPPLADPPPPPATAPTSDPQRRQRAPAPSLRALFLRAVDPSRPSSWSAAVADLLSSGDPVAALAAFAAALRATPAALRPALPPALRAAAASSSLAAGRQLHLLALRSGLFPTDAYSASALLHMYHHCSSPLDARRAFDEIPAPNPIIVTAMASGCVRNNLVCPALAIFRSMVASDSAGVVDEAAAVVALSASARVQDHGITGGIHGLVTKIGLDRYAGVANTMLDAYAKGGSRDLGVARKLFEMMEKDAVSWNTMIALYAQNGLSAEALRLYSKMLNVGGGIRCNAVTLSAVLLACAHAGAIQNGKRIHNQVVRMGLEGNVYVGTSVVDMYSKCGRVEMARKAFQKIKEKNILSWSAMIAGYGMHGHGQEALEVFSDMRSSGLKPNYITFISVLAACSHAGLLNEGRYWYNAMKNEFGIEPGVEHYGCIVDLLGRAGCLNEAYGLIKEMKVKPDAAMWGALLSSCRIHKNVELAEISAKRLFELDATNSGYYVLLSNIYAEAGMWKDVERMRVMVKTRGIEKPPGYSSVELKGITHLFYVGDKSHPQHKEIYAYLEKLLERMQEAGYIPNTGSVLHDLDEEEKESMLRIHSEKLAVAFALMNSVQGSIIHVIKNLRVCTDCHTAIKIITKLTGREIVIRDIQRFHHFKDGSCSCGDYW; encoded by the exons ATGGCGGCAGCAGGCGTCCTGCCACCACTCGCAGAcccaccgccgccaccagccACAGCTCCCACCTCCGACCCTCAACGCCGACAACGCGCCCCGGCCCCGTCCCTCCGTGCGCTCTTCCTCCGCGCCGTGGACCCCTCCCGCCCCTCCTCATGGTCTGCCGCCGTTGCCGACCTCCTCTCCTCCGGCGATCCCGTTGCCGCGTTGGCCGCCTTCGCTGCCGCCCTCCGCGCCACCCCGGCAGCGCTCCGCCCGGCCCTTCCCCCGGCCCTACGTGCTGCCGCCGCCTCTAGTTCCCTCGCCGCCGGTCGCCAGCTCCACCTCCTCGCTCTCCGCTCGGGCCTCTTCCCCACCGACGCGTACTCCGCGTCTGCCCTCCTCCACATGTACCACCATTGCTCCAGTCCCCTGGACGCCCGCAGGGCGTTCGACGAAATACCCGCCCCCAACCCCATCATTGTCACTGCCATGGCGTCCGGCTGCGTGCGCAACAATCTCGTCTGCCCCGCGCTTGCCATCTTCCGCTCCATGGTTGCCTCTGATTCCGCAGGAGTGGTCGACGAGGCGGCCGCGGTGGTGGCGCTCTCCGCGTCGGCCCGTGTCCAGGACCACGGCATTACTGGTGGCATTCATGGACTTGTTACGAAGATTGGCTTGGACAGGTATGCAGGGGTGGCTAACACGATGCTAGATGCTTATGCCAAGGGCGGCAGTCGTGACCTAGGGGTTGCGAGGAAGCtatttgaaatgatggagaagGATGCGGTGTCCTGGAACACGATGATCGCGTTGTATGCGCAGAATGGGCTGTCAGCAGAGGCGCTTAGGTTGTATAGCAAGATGCTGAATGTTGGTGGCGGCATTAGGTGCAATGCTGTGACGTTGTCGGCTGTGCTACTGGCTTGTGCTCATGCTGGGGCAATACAGAATGGAAAGCGCATTCATAATCAG GTGGTAAGAATGGGGTTGGAGGGCAATGTCTATGTTGGGACTTCTGTAGTTGACATGTACAGCAAGTGTGGAAGAGTTGAAATGGCTAGGAAGgccttccaaaaaattaagGAAAAGAATATCCTTTCATGGTCTGCCATGATTGCTGGCTATGGCATGCATGGTCATGGGCAAGAAGCCCTTGAGGTTTTCAGTGACATGAGGAGTTCAGGTCTAAAGCCTAACTACATAACCTTTATCTCAGTTTTAGCTGCTTGCAGTCATGCTGGCCTTTTGAATGAGGGCCGTTATTGGTACAACGCCATGAAAAATGAATTTGGAATTGAACCTGGCGTAGAGCACTATGGATGCATAGTGGATCTTCTTGGCCGTGCCGGTTGTCTTAATGAGGCTTATGGCCTTATTAAAGAAATGAAGGTCAAACCTGATGCTGCTATGTGGGGAGCTCTTCTTAGTTCATGCCGTATCCACAAAAATGTTGAGCTTGCAGAAATTTCTGCTAAAAGATTGTTTGAGTTGGATGCAACTAATTCTGGCTATTATGTTCTGTTGTCAAATATATATGCAGAAGCTGGAATGTGGAAAGATGTGGAAAGAATGAGAGTCATGGTTAAAACAAGAGGGATAGAAAAGCCTCCGGGGTATAGCTCAGTTGAGCTGAAAGGTATAACCCATTTGTTTTATGTTGGAGACAAGAGTCATCCTCAGCACAAGGAGATCTATGCTTATTTGGAGAAGCTGCTTGAGAGAATGCAAGAAGCAGGCTACATACCAAACACGGGTTCTGTTCTTCATGATTTGgatgaagaagagaaagagtCCATGTTGCGCATCCATAGTGAAAAACTTGCTGTTGCTTTTGCGCTAATGAATTCTGTACAGGGATCAATAATCCATGTCATTAAAAATCTCCGTGTCTGCACTGATTGCCATACAGCAATTAAGATTATTACAAAGCTTACAGGACGAGAGATTGTTATTAGAGATATACAGCGCTTCCATCATTTCAAGGATGGATCATGCTCATGTGGGGATTATTGGTGA